One part of the Amaranthus tricolor cultivar Red isolate AtriRed21 chromosome 16, ASM2621246v1, whole genome shotgun sequence genome encodes these proteins:
- the LOC130803010 gene encoding transcription factor DIVARICATA-like has translation MGAIYPTSLFSNSNYNWLFHGDCNNTTWTKEENKQFEKALAIFDDNTPDRWSRIAGMIPGKSVRDVIKQYEELLEDVTDIEAGLVPIPGYLASSPFTLEWVDNKRFDPFRKKSGSLIRPHEHERKKGVPWTEDEHKRFLLGLQKYGKGDWRNISRNFVISKTPTQVASHAQKYFLRQNSEGKDKRRPSIHDITTANLSDNTIPPITESDDQKPKSLLEHSAASFPLLQKSINIVPNLLFDWSNSGGDAFMVFDSTHGLQNLYSTAHQGASAYVGSH, from the exons ATGGGTGCAATTTACCCAACTTCCTTATTCTCAAATTCCAATTATAATTGGCTTTTTCATGGTGATTGTAATAACACAACATGGACTAAAGAAGAAAATAAGCAATTTGAGAAAGCACTTGCAATTTTTGATGATAATACTCCTGATAGATGGTCAAGAATTGCTGGTATGATTCCTGGTAAATCTGTTAGAGATGTAATTAAACAATATGAAGAATTATTAGAAGATGTTACTGATATTGAAGCTGGGTTAGTTCCAATTCCTGGTTATCTTGCTTCTTCTCCTTTCACATTGGAATGGGTTGATAATAAAAGATTTGATCCTTTTAGGAAAAAATCTGGTAGTTTGATTAGGCCTCATGAACATGAGAGGAAAAAGGGTGTTCCTTGGACTGAAGATGAACATAA GCGATTTCTCTTAGGTCTTCAAAAGTATGGCAAAGGAGATTGGAGAAACATATCAAGAAACTTTGTCATATCAAAGACACCAACTCAAGTTGCTAGCCATGCACAAAAGTACTTCCTTAGGCAAAATTCAGAAGGGAAGGATAAAAGAAGGCCTAGCATTCATGATATAACTACTGCAAATCTTTCAGATAATACTATCCCACCCATTACAGAATCTGATGATCAAAAACCGAAATCACTCTTAGAACATTCAGCTGCATCATTTCCCTTGCTTCAGAAATCGATCAACATCGTGCCTAATTTGTTGTTCGATTGGAGCAACTCGGGTGGTGACGCCTTCATGGTGTTCGACTCGACTCATGGGCTCCAGAATCTGTACAGCACGGCTCACCAAGGCGCCTCGGCCTATGTAGGATCACATTAG